The genome window CTCGCGCTCCTCCTCCTTGCGCCGGCGCTGCTGCCGGCGCAGTCGAAGCCCACCCTGACGCCGGCTGACTACGGCCAGTGGCAGACCCTTGGCGCGGTGCGCCTCTCCCCCAAGGGCGACTGGCTCGCCTCCGGCATCAGCCGGGTGAACGAGGAGAATGAGCTGCAGCTCCGCGGTGGCCCGCGCGACACCACGATCGTGGTGCCCTTCGCCACCCAGCCGTCCTTCAGCGCCACCAACGCGTGGGTGGGCTACCTCGTGGGGGTCTCGCCCAAGGAGCGGGATCGCCTCACCGCCGCCAAGAAGCCGGTGCGCACGAGCGCCGTGCTCCGCAACCTCGCGACCGGCACGCTGCTGCAGGAGAGCGACATTCAGGCGTTCTCGTTCAGCCCGAATGGCCGCTTCGCCACCATGACGCGTTACCCCGCCGAGGGGAAGCGCGTGAGCGACGTGCTGGTGTGGGATCTCGCCAGGGGGACGCGACTCACCTTCAGCAACGCGAGTGAGCAGCTGTGGGCCGACGGCCAGGTGGGTGGGGGCGCGCTGCTCGCGCTCACCATCGAAGGCGATGGTCCGACAGGACAGAGCGTTCAGCTCTACGATGCGTCGACCAACACGCTCAAGGTGCTGGCGACCGGCGGCACGCCCTTCCGCGCGCTCGCGTGGCGCAAGGGTGCGGCGGAGCTCGCCGTGATGCAGAGCAAGCCCGACAAGGCGTTCCGCGACACCACCTACGCGGTGCAGCTCTTCACCAACGTGAGCACCGCCTGCACGTGCACACCGGCCGTACTCGACGGCAAGGCCGTGGCCTACCCCGCCGACATGCGCATCACCGACTACCGTCGCCCGACCTGGTCGGCCGACGGACGCACGCTCTTCGTGGGGCTGCGCCAGCGCGAACCCGCCGACAAGGCGCTCAAGAAGAGCGACGAGAAGCCGAGCGATGTGGAAGTGTGGCACACGAACGATGTGCGCATGTTCCGCCAGCAGATGGCGTCGGAAGCAGCCGACCTGCGCCGCACGGTCATCGCGGCGTGGCACATCGCCCCCAATCATCTCCTGCCGCTGACCAAGGAGCTGAACGAGGCGAGCGCGCTGCTCGAGGGTGGCCGCTTCGTCACCGAGCAGGACACGAAGAGCTACGCCTGGGAAATGAAGTTCGGCCGCAACGTGACCGATGTGTACGCCATCAACACCGGCAGTGGCGAGCGCACCAAGATCGTGACGCGCACGGGGCACTGGTTCGGGGGAGATCCGTCGGGGACGCGCGTGGCATGGGGCGATGGCCGCGATTACTGGGTTCGCGACCTGACTACGGGCACGGCGGTGAATATCACGGCGTCGCTCACCAAGACCGGCAAGGCCGACTTTGTGGATCACGACGACGATCATCCGAACCCCATTCCGCATCAGTTTGCGCCGGGGGCGTGGTCCAAGGATGGGCGCTTCCTCTTCCTCAACACCATGCACGATGTCTGGCAGGTGGCGAGTGACGGCAGCAGCGCCACGCGCCTGACCGACGGCGCGAAGGAGGACCTCACCTATCGCGTGGTGACCTTCGCCGGCTTTGGCGCCAGCGCCGCCGAGCGGGC of Gemmatimonadaceae bacterium contains these proteins:
- a CDS encoding prolyl oligopeptidase family serine peptidase, translating into MRRLPLALLLLAPALLPAQSKPTLTPADYGQWQTLGAVRLSPKGDWLASGISRVNEENELQLRGGPRDTTIVVPFATQPSFSATNAWVGYLVGVSPKERDRLTAAKKPVRTSAVLRNLATGTLLQESDIQAFSFSPNGRFATMTRYPAEGKRVSDVLVWDLARGTRLTFSNASEQLWADGQVGGGALLALTIEGDGPTGQSVQLYDASTNTLKVLATGGTPFRALAWRKGAAELAVMQSKPDKAFRDTTYAVQLFTNVSTACTCTPAVLDGKAVAYPADMRITDYRRPTWSADGRTLFVGLRQREPADKALKKSDEKPSDVEVWHTNDVRMFRQQMASEAADLRRTVIAAWHIAPNHLLPLTKELNEASALLEGGRFVTEQDTKSYAWEMKFGRNVTDVYAINTGSGERTKIVTRTGHWFGGDPSGTRVAWGDGRDYWVRDLTTGTAVNITASLTKTGKADFVDHDDDHPNPIPHQFAPGAWSKDGRFLFLNTMHDVWQVASDGSSATRLTDGAKEDLTYRVVTFAGFGASAAERAIDAGAPITLSLFNNHTKASGWARVANGTVERLVYGDASYRALVKADSAPIYAYVRGSYTESPNAYVGTSLAQAKAMTATNPFQGNYAWGKVELVNFTSTIGQKLQGILYYPANYDASKKYPLIVYTYERLSDGLHNYVAPNQTNYYNTTLFTQAGYFVLYPDIVFRPREPGLGTQYAVEGAVKAVLAQGHVDPARIGHVGHSQGGYEAAFLGTHSKLFATTVVGSGITDMVSFAGQLHWQGGSAEFDHWETGQFRMEVAPWEDERAMRANSPLATVQNMPAKAMLLMVGLDDGTVDPRQGSLFYNYARRAGKQVVLLQYPGEGLGLTKKENQRDYQARILQWFGHYLKGDPAPSWITRGMTALERRALLEANK